The Thermococcus stetteri genome has a segment encoding these proteins:
- a CDS encoding NADPH-dependent FMN reductase, translated as MKLKVILGTAREGRKSEKVARYLTRKAGELGWEVELIDVKDYLLCYTHRWKITPEMERYRSKILEADALIIVAPEYNGGYPGELKILLDTIFDEYEGLPVGIVTVSSVTGGARLLQELRLATVNYRMLPVGQVLFYNVDELFEGEELKDGKYAERVERLFKILEKYAKALKPIRDEVREKLKEKEEHL; from the coding sequence ATGAAGCTCAAAGTTATTCTCGGAACGGCAAGGGAAGGACGGAAGAGCGAGAAGGTCGCCAGGTATCTGACAAGAAAAGCGGGCGAACTCGGCTGGGAGGTTGAGCTTATAGATGTGAAGGACTACTTACTCTGTTATACCCACCGCTGGAAAATAACGCCCGAGATGGAGCGCTACCGCTCAAAAATCCTTGAAGCCGATGCCCTCATCATAGTTGCCCCCGAGTACAACGGCGGCTATCCCGGCGAGCTTAAGATTCTCCTCGACACGATCTTTGACGAGTACGAGGGTTTACCTGTTGGGATAGTTACCGTATCGTCAGTTACCGGTGGGGCAAGACTCCTCCAGGAGCTGAGGCTTGCGACGGTGAACTACCGCATGCTCCCGGTTGGGCAGGTGCTCTTCTACAACGTTGACGAGCTCTTTGAGGGGGAGGAGCTTAAGGACGGGAAGTACGCGGAGAGGGTTGAACGGCTCTTCAAGATACTGGAGAAGTACGCAAAAGCCCTCAAGCCGATAAGGGACGAGGTGAGGGAAAAGCTGAAGGAGAAGGAAGAGCACCTCTGA
- a CDS encoding transketolase family protein, translating to MIESFREAFGRALVELGKENPNIVVLDADVKSSTKTAYFERAFPERFIQVGISEQDIVSTAAGLAVAGKIPVVSAFAAFLMRAWEQIRNTIARDNLNVKLVPTHSGFSDHMDGSSHQCLEDIALMRVLPNMTVVVPADAPSVPVLLRQVIELEGPVYMRLGRDHAPRVYERPGLELGKASVLRKGSDVLLVATGVMVSVALEAARKLEERGISAGVIDMHTIKPLDEETLLRLASRVELVITLEEHSIYGGLGGAVAEVLSEKMPKRLIRIGTTKFGRSSRDYFALLERYGLTAENVVRRIGEVLV from the coding sequence GTGATCGAGAGCTTTAGAGAGGCCTTCGGGAGGGCTTTAGTTGAACTGGGAAAAGAGAACCCAAACATAGTAGTCCTCGACGCCGACGTCAAGAGCTCGACGAAAACGGCCTACTTCGAGAGGGCCTTTCCCGAGAGGTTCATCCAGGTAGGCATAAGCGAGCAGGACATAGTCTCAACGGCGGCTGGTCTTGCCGTAGCCGGCAAGATCCCGGTCGTTTCAGCATTCGCCGCCTTCCTGATGCGGGCCTGGGAGCAGATAAGGAACACAATAGCCAGGGACAACCTCAACGTCAAGCTTGTCCCCACCCACTCGGGCTTTTCAGACCACATGGATGGTTCCTCCCATCAGTGCCTCGAGGACATAGCCCTCATGCGGGTTTTGCCCAACATGACGGTCGTGGTTCCGGCTGATGCCCCCTCGGTGCCCGTTCTCCTTCGGCAAGTCATCGAGCTTGAAGGGCCGGTTTACATGCGCCTCGGCAGGGATCACGCTCCGAGGGTCTACGAAAGGCCAGGGCTTGAACTGGGGAAGGCCAGCGTTCTAAGGAAGGGAAGTGACGTTCTCCTTGTGGCTACAGGAGTTATGGTGTCGGTTGCCCTCGAAGCGGCGAGAAAGCTGGAGGAGAGGGGAATAAGCGCTGGAGTCATTGACATGCACACGATAAAGCCCCTCGACGAGGAAACCCTGCTGAGGCTCGCATCCAGGGTAGAGCTCGTAATCACGCTTGAGGAGCACAGCATCTACGGCGGCCTCGGGGGAGCGGTGGCGGAGGTTCTCTCGGAGAAGATGCCGAAGAGGCTCATCAGGATCGGAACTACCAAGTTCGGCAGGTCGAGCAGGGACTACTTCGCGCTCCTTGAGAGGTACGGGTTGACTGCTGAAAACGTAGTTAGGAGGATTGGGGAGGTGTTGGTATGA
- a CDS encoding FTR1 family iron permease has protein sequence MNAGAFLITFREALEAAIIVAIIVAYLRRTNRSNQIKDVWTGAGLSILASVLLGVGILELYGGLEEKELFEGVASYLAVIVLTSMIYWMATKGRNIKAEIESKVSEAINPLALIGFTFVVVFREGLETVLFLTPFATQDLGGTVMGLIAGIAGALVLAYLIYGVGMRINLRTFFYYSSILLVFVAAGLAGYGTHELIEWGEEEGMHLGFIGEKAYDLGIPGDSIWHHKGAIGSIFAVLFGYSASMEWGRVMVQLGYPTVALYLVLRAYGKEPSLARGDSKLKSAM, from the coding sequence ATGAACGCTGGAGCTTTCCTCATAACCTTTAGGGAAGCCCTTGAAGCAGCTATAATAGTCGCGATTATCGTTGCCTACCTCAGGAGAACCAACAGGTCGAATCAGATAAAGGACGTGTGGACGGGAGCGGGCCTCTCGATCCTCGCGAGCGTCCTTCTTGGAGTGGGCATACTGGAGCTCTACGGGGGACTGGAAGAGAAGGAGCTCTTTGAGGGAGTGGCTTCATATCTGGCCGTTATAGTGCTGACGAGCATGATCTACTGGATGGCTACTAAAGGAAGGAACATCAAGGCCGAAATAGAGAGCAAGGTAAGTGAGGCAATAAACCCCTTAGCTTTAATAGGCTTCACCTTCGTGGTGGTCTTTAGAGAAGGCCTTGAGACGGTGCTCTTCCTAACTCCCTTCGCCACTCAGGATCTTGGGGGAACCGTGATGGGACTGATTGCCGGGATAGCTGGGGCTTTAGTTTTGGCGTACCTCATCTACGGCGTTGGCATGAGGATAAATCTGCGGACGTTCTTTTACTACAGCTCGATATTACTTGTCTTTGTTGCCGCTGGATTAGCAGGTTACGGAACCCATGAGCTCATTGAATGGGGTGAAGAGGAGGGCATGCACCTTGGATTCATAGGAGAGAAGGCCTACGATCTTGGAATTCCGGGTGACAGTATATGGCACCACAAGGGAGCTATTGGTTCAATCTTCGCGGTGCTCTTCGGGTATTCGGCAAGCATGGAGTGGGGAAGGGTAATGGTCCAGCTCGGCTACCCCACGGTTGCCCTCTACCTCGTCCTGAGGGCGTACGGAAAGGAGCCCTCACTGGCCAGAGGGGACTCCAAGTTGAAAAGCGCCATGTAA
- a CDS encoding peroxiredoxin — protein sequence MVKVGEIVPEFEADAYFPEKDEIGKLRFSDYRGKWVVLAFYPADFTFVCPTELEELAEYYEEFKKEGAEIISVSTDTAYVHKAWHDSSPAIKKVRYPMLADPAGKVCRLFGTYIEDEGVSWRATFIIDPDGRVVHMEMHDNSIGRSAKEILRRLKASKFVRENPGMVCPASWEPGKEALKVSLDLVGKI from the coding sequence ATGGTGAAGGTTGGAGAAATCGTTCCCGAATTCGAGGCGGATGCATACTTCCCGGAGAAAGACGAGATAGGGAAGCTTAGGTTCTCTGATTACAGGGGTAAGTGGGTCGTGCTGGCATTTTATCCAGCGGACTTCACCTTCGTCTGCCCCACGGAGCTTGAGGAGCTCGCTGAGTATTACGAGGAGTTCAAGAAAGAGGGGGCCGAGATAATAAGCGTCTCAACTGACACTGCCTATGTCCATAAGGCCTGGCACGACAGCTCACCGGCAATCAAAAAGGTGCGCTATCCAATGCTTGCCGATCCGGCCGGGAAGGTGTGCAGGCTCTTTGGAACCTACATCGAGGACGAGGGCGTTTCATGGAGGGCTACCTTCATCATAGACCCGGACGGGAGGGTTGTGCACATGGAGATGCACGACAACAGCATAGGACGGAGTGCTAAGGAAATCCTCAGGAGGCTTAAGGCTTCCAAGTTCGTGCGCGAGAACCCGGGGATGGTCTGCCCGGCCAGCTGGGAGCCGGGCAAGGAAGCCCTCAAGGTCAGCCTCGACCTGGTCGGGAAGATCTGA
- a CDS encoding DUF302 domain-containing protein gives MFYYVRKFDKDLDFLWERFKKRLEEEGFLLIGERIPVAMVEREDGIVADYHLLFICDRELVAELVKIDPNIGALLPCTGFGYRREDGNYLGVTLPSVAWKIAGEKVADLMRPMEEKVIKIIDSL, from the coding sequence GTGTTCTATTACGTGAGAAAGTTTGATAAAGACCTCGACTTCCTCTGGGAGCGCTTCAAGAAAAGGCTTGAGGAGGAGGGTTTTCTCCTCATCGGTGAGAGGATTCCCGTTGCCATGGTGGAGCGCGAGGACGGAATAGTCGCCGATTACCATTTGCTTTTCATATGCGACAGGGAGCTCGTGGCTGAGCTTGTGAAGATAGACCCGAACATAGGAGCTTTGCTCCCCTGCACGGGCTTCGGCTACCGCAGAGAGGATGGAAACTACCTCGGCGTTACTTTGCCCAGTGTGGCGTGGAAGATAGCGGGGGAGAAGGTGGCAGATCTAATGAGGCCCATGGAAGAGAAAGTTATCAAAATTATTGACTCTCTTTAG
- a CDS encoding shikimate kinase, whose product MRASASSAVTVVNAFATGIGSAIGIDLWTRAKVKLAGEGIEGEIRVRGERVDDFRLIKVVVDVFREKAGEDFGVRFKIESEIPIGMGLKSSSAVANALSKALTDALGLDMEDLDVIKAGVEGAKRAGVTITGAFDDACASYFGSLWVTDNRSMKVLLRSEVEPVPVVVLLPGETLLTESLSGKDFSSIKPYVEEAVRLVLGGEWRKAALINGLLYSTYLGHSIEPFRIALERKAVVGLSGKGPAMFAVTEEPEELAEEWRRFGEVITTELR is encoded by the coding sequence TTGAGGGCCTCGGCCAGTAGCGCCGTCACAGTTGTGAACGCCTTCGCAACGGGGATCGGCTCGGCAATTGGGATAGACCTCTGGACGAGGGCGAAGGTTAAGCTGGCCGGAGAAGGGATCGAGGGTGAAATCAGGGTTAGGGGGGAGCGGGTTGATGATTTCAGGCTTATTAAAGTGGTCGTTGATGTTTTCAGGGAAAAAGCCGGTGAGGACTTCGGGGTCAGGTTCAAGATAGAGTCGGAGATACCCATCGGGATGGGCCTTAAGAGCAGTTCCGCGGTAGCTAACGCCCTCTCAAAGGCCCTGACGGACGCCTTAGGGCTCGATATGGAGGATTTGGATGTGATAAAAGCCGGGGTTGAGGGGGCGAAGAGGGCCGGCGTTACAATCACAGGGGCCTTTGACGATGCCTGCGCCTCCTACTTTGGTTCGCTCTGGGTCACCGACAACCGCTCGATGAAAGTTCTCCTCCGTTCCGAGGTCGAACCGGTTCCCGTGGTGGTCCTCCTCCCCGGAGAAACCCTCCTAACGGAGAGCCTAAGCGGAAAGGACTTCTCATCGATCAAACCTTACGTTGAAGAGGCCGTGAGACTGGTTCTCGGAGGGGAGTGGAGGAAAGCGGCCCTCATAAACGGACTCCTCTATTCTACCTACTTGGGACATTCCATAGAACCCTTCAGGATCGCCTTGGAGAGGAAGGCCGTGGTTGGTTTGAGTGGTAAGGGACCGGCAATGTTCGCTGTAACGGAGGAGCCCGAGGAGCTTGCCGAGGAATGGAGGCGTTTCGGAGAGGTAATAACGACCGAGCTGAGGTGA
- the aroB gene encoding 3-dehydroquinate synthase, with amino-acid sequence MEGLTFGPLSTLSSLVEELNPYRVAFLTNTTVERLWLEKASNWIEDPIKIVIPDGEEYKNVETVMAIWRRLQDEGFTRKSLLIGLGGGVLTDIAGFVASTYMRGTLLGLVPTTLLAQVDAAIGGKTGVNFNGKNMVGTFYLPNFVLIAHETLSTLPEEEVRNGLGEVAKYAILDRKIYALTKDFEGISETLIRECALFKAEVVEKDPEEKGMRRILNLGHTAGHAIEKLSSYGIKHGLAVAMGLAVASKIGEELYGFDSGKVEELLQGMGLPTRHPFGAGDIIREMRLDKKAWYGRIVFVVPVEIGEVVVEEVDEGVIRRALEATEDDSWSGGG; translated from the coding sequence ATGGAGGGCCTGACTTTCGGCCCCCTCTCCACCCTTTCCTCCCTCGTGGAGGAGCTGAACCCCTACAGGGTTGCATTTCTCACAAACACGACGGTGGAGAGGCTCTGGCTTGAAAAAGCCTCCAACTGGATAGAGGATCCGATAAAGATAGTCATCCCAGACGGCGAGGAGTACAAGAATGTCGAGACCGTCATGGCAATCTGGAGGAGGCTCCAGGATGAGGGCTTCACGAGAAAGTCCCTGCTGATAGGTCTCGGCGGGGGAGTCTTGACTGATATAGCGGGCTTCGTAGCCTCGACCTACATGAGGGGGACCCTCCTAGGCCTCGTTCCAACGACGCTTTTAGCTCAGGTGGACGCTGCCATAGGGGGCAAGACCGGGGTGAACTTCAACGGGAAGAACATGGTCGGAACTTTTTACCTCCCCAACTTTGTTCTAATAGCCCATGAGACACTCTCAACGCTTCCAGAGGAGGAAGTTAGGAACGGCCTCGGCGAGGTCGCCAAGTACGCCATCCTCGATAGGAAAATCTACGCCCTCACGAAAGACTTCGAGGGAATAAGCGAGACCCTCATCAGGGAGTGCGCCCTCTTCAAGGCAGAGGTAGTTGAGAAAGACCCGGAGGAGAAGGGGATGAGGAGGATCCTCAACCTCGGGCACACTGCCGGACACGCCATCGAGAAGCTGTCGAGCTACGGGATAAAGCACGGGTTGGCCGTTGCCATGGGGCTTGCGGTGGCTTCGAAGATCGGGGAAGAGCTGTACGGCTTCGACTCCGGAAAGGTCGAGGAGCTTCTCCAAGGAATGGGACTGCCAACGAGACACCCCTTTGGGGCCGGGGACATAATAAGGGAGATGAGGCTCGACAAGAAGGCCTGGTACGGGAGGATAGTCTTCGTTGTTCCGGTTGAGATAGGGGAAGTCGTCGTTGAGGAAGTGGATGAAGGCGTGATAAGAAGGGCCCTGGAGGCCACTGAAGATGATAGCTGGAGTGGTGGTGGCTAA
- a CDS encoding YHS domain-containing protein → MPVDPVCGMEVDENTEIKVEYKGKVYYFCSPGCRAEFEANPEKYVKEEKMKHKHGMHSHEHGHGHRRHGCCH, encoded by the coding sequence ATGCCGGTTGATCCCGTCTGTGGAATGGAAGTGGACGAAAATACGGAGATTAAGGTTGAATATAAGGGAAAGGTCTACTACTTCTGCTCTCCGGGATGCAGGGCGGAGTTTGAGGCGAACCCGGAAAAGTACGTTAAGGAAGAGAAAATGAAGCACAAACACGGGATGCACTCCCACGAACACGGACATGGTCACAGAAGGCACGGGTGTTGTCATTGA
- a CDS encoding 3-dehydroquinate dehydratase: MIAGVVVAKNPGEALEKIRGSDFPLYEVRLDSFEDFEGLEVLAEYSKMLIFTPRRREEGGLREMGEVERLELYKRAIELRPAYVDVELNSEIVGEVVGLAREKGVSVILSYHDFEGTPNFGELLSILGEMEKLEPDVMKVVTTANSVLDNLRVLRLYGRAENLIAFCMGPLGRVSRVFSAQLAPFTYAPLDETVAPGQLLAEELERLRVMLFG, translated from the coding sequence ATGATAGCTGGAGTGGTGGTGGCTAAAAACCCGGGGGAGGCCCTTGAGAAGATCAGGGGCTCAGATTTTCCCCTCTACGAGGTCAGGCTGGACTCCTTCGAGGACTTTGAGGGCCTTGAGGTACTGGCCGAGTACTCGAAAATGCTCATCTTCACGCCTAGGAGACGGGAGGAGGGTGGTCTCAGGGAGATGGGAGAGGTAGAGAGGCTTGAGCTGTACAAGAGAGCCATTGAGCTGAGGCCGGCCTACGTGGATGTTGAGCTCAACTCGGAGATTGTCGGGGAGGTTGTGGGGCTCGCGAGGGAAAAGGGCGTGAGCGTTATCCTCTCGTACCACGACTTCGAAGGGACACCAAACTTCGGGGAGCTCCTCTCAATCCTGGGGGAAATGGAGAAGCTTGAGCCCGATGTTATGAAGGTCGTCACCACCGCGAACTCGGTCCTCGACAACCTGAGGGTTTTGAGGCTCTACGGGAGGGCCGAGAACCTCATCGCCTTCTGCATGGGGCCCCTTGGAAGGGTCTCCAGGGTCTTCTCGGCTCAACTCGCGCCCTTCACTTACGCGCCCCTGGATGAGACTGTAGCTCCGGGACAGCTCCTAGCGGAAGAGCTGGAGAGGCTGAGGGTGATGCTCTTTGGCTGA
- a CDS encoding thiamine pyrophosphate-dependent enzyme has translation MSEVLEPKTKLQSMLRPVNNFHLESSETCLEILSAILEEKREDDVVILSKGHSAPAFYVILHGMGLLSDEELYSFADIDGLPSHVIRGLPFIEVSSGSLGQGLSVGNGIAMAKRIDGEKGYVYVILGDGELDEGQVWEAAMTASHHGLDRVIAIVDRNYFQLTGGTEEILSKEPLADKWRAFGWEVIEVPNRREELRKALETARGIRGRPKVIIARWEV, from the coding sequence ATGAGTGAGGTTCTCGAACCCAAAACAAAGCTCCAGAGCATGCTCCGGCCGGTCAACAACTTCCATCTTGAGTCTTCCGAGACCTGCCTTGAAATTCTCTCAGCAATTCTCGAAGAGAAGAGAGAGGACGACGTTGTGATACTCAGCAAAGGCCACTCAGCCCCAGCGTTCTACGTGATACTCCACGGGATGGGTCTTCTCAGCGACGAGGAGCTCTACAGCTTCGCGGACATAGACGGCCTCCCGAGCCACGTCATCAGGGGGCTGCCCTTCATAGAGGTTTCGAGCGGCTCCCTCGGCCAGGGCCTCTCCGTGGGCAACGGAATAGCGATGGCCAAACGCATTGACGGGGAAAAGGGCTACGTATACGTTATACTCGGCGATGGCGAGCTGGACGAGGGTCAGGTCTGGGAAGCTGCTATGACTGCATCGCACCACGGGCTCGATAGAGTGATTGCCATAGTCGACAGAAACTACTTCCAGCTAACTGGTGGCACTGAAGAAATACTTAGCAAGGAACCACTGGCCGACAAGTGGAGGGCCTTCGGCTGGGAGGTCATAGAGGTCCCGAACAGGAGGGAGGAGCTGAGGAAGGCACTCGAAACGGCTAGGGGAATCCGGGGACGGCCAAAGGTCATCATAGCGAGGTGGGAAGTGTGA
- the aroF gene encoding 3-deoxy-7-phosphoheptulonate synthase: protein MSFKFSREGKSKTVVRVDGVKIGDGFTLIAGPCAIESEEQIMKVAEFLAEKGVKVLRGGAFKPRTSPYSFQGHGEKALRWMRKAADEYGLITVTEVMDVSQVELVSKYSDMLQIGARNAQNFELLKAVGKVDNPVVLKRGMANTVQELLYSAEYILSEGNENVILCERGIRTFETSTRFTLDISAVPVVKELSHLPIIVDPSHPAGRREFVIPLAKAAYAVGADGIMVEVHPEPDKALSDPAQQLTFGDFERLLRELEGLGWKVETSREAAEGVSRYVLSERVEETDWYTEVFLMELGGLGWRA from the coding sequence ATGAGCTTTAAGTTCAGCAGGGAGGGGAAGTCTAAGACGGTCGTTAGGGTTGATGGCGTCAAGATAGGCGATGGGTTCACTCTGATAGCCGGTCCCTGCGCCATAGAGAGTGAGGAGCAGATAATGAAAGTTGCCGAGTTCCTGGCAGAGAAGGGAGTCAAGGTGCTCAGGGGAGGGGCCTTCAAGCCGAGAACTAGCCCCTACTCCTTCCAGGGGCACGGTGAGAAGGCTTTGAGGTGGATGAGAAAAGCCGCGGATGAGTACGGCCTCATAACGGTCACCGAAGTCATGGACGTTTCACAGGTTGAGCTCGTCTCAAAGTACTCGGACATGCTCCAGATAGGGGCCAGAAACGCCCAGAACTTCGAGCTCCTCAAGGCCGTTGGAAAGGTAGACAACCCCGTGGTTTTGAAGAGAGGTATGGCAAACACCGTCCAGGAGCTCCTTTACTCAGCCGAATACATCCTCAGCGAGGGCAACGAGAACGTTATCCTCTGCGAGAGGGGTATAAGAACCTTCGAGACCTCCACGAGGTTCACGCTGGACATCTCCGCCGTTCCAGTAGTCAAAGAGCTCTCGCACCTGCCGATAATAGTCGATCCATCGCACCCAGCTGGGAGAAGAGAGTTTGTGATACCCCTTGCAAAGGCTGCCTACGCCGTCGGAGCCGACGGGATAATGGTTGAGGTTCACCCCGAGCCGGACAAGGCCCTCTCAGACCCGGCCCAGCAGCTGACCTTCGGGGACTTCGAGAGGCTTTTGAGGGAGCTTGAAGGGCTCGGATGGAAGGTAGAGACTTCCAGAGAGGCCGCAGAGGGCGTTTCGAGGTACGTGCTCTCAGAGAGGGTCGAGGAGACCGACTGGTACACAGAGGTCTTCCTCATGGAGCTGGGGGGGCTCGGATGGAGGGCCTGA
- the aroA gene encoding 3-phosphoshikimate 1-carboxyvinyltransferase, whose product MIIRPVDEVRGELDAPPSKSYTHRAYFLALLAEEDSVIENPLTCDDTLATVGAIRAFGAKVDGGNVKPPEEPSAGFVYARESGTTARFSVAIAGGINGGTIVDGAGRLRARPMGGLVRALKDLGAEVKGSHLPLTVRGPVKPGRVRVDASKSSQFVSGLLLLASKVGLKVEVEDPVSRPYVEMTLRTMEAFGVEFERDGFSFEVHPGVRGAKYRVPGDYSTASFFLAAGALYGKVRVGNLLRDDVQADMAFLDALEEFGARVRRGKDYVEVERDGLKAVTLDCSDFPDSFPILAVVAAYADGKSVIKARQLRFKESDRVRAMAANLARMGVKVKELEDGLEIEGGRPKGAEIETFNDHRIAMAMTVAALGAEGPSIIDNPRSVSKSHPGFFDDLRRLLE is encoded by the coding sequence TTGATAATCAGACCCGTTGATGAAGTCAGGGGGGAGCTCGATGCACCTCCCTCGAAGAGCTACACCCACAGGGCCTACTTCCTAGCTTTACTGGCCGAGGAGGATAGCGTGATCGAAAACCCCCTGACCTGCGACGATACCCTCGCTACTGTGGGAGCTATAAGGGCTTTCGGGGCAAAGGTTGATGGGGGAAACGTTAAACCGCCGGAGGAGCCCTCGGCAGGCTTCGTATATGCCAGAGAATCCGGGACGACGGCGAGGTTCTCTGTGGCCATCGCCGGGGGAATCAACGGCGGAACCATCGTGGACGGGGCTGGAAGGCTGAGGGCGAGACCGATGGGCGGGCTCGTTAGGGCGTTGAAGGATCTGGGGGCCGAGGTTAAAGGCTCTCATCTCCCACTGACTGTGAGGGGTCCTGTAAAGCCCGGAAGGGTCAGGGTGGATGCGTCCAAGTCCTCCCAGTTCGTCAGCGGGCTTCTCCTCCTAGCTTCAAAGGTCGGGCTGAAGGTTGAGGTTGAGGACCCAGTCTCAAGGCCCTACGTAGAGATGACCCTCAGAACGATGGAGGCCTTTGGGGTGGAGTTCGAGAGGGACGGTTTCTCCTTCGAGGTTCATCCCGGTGTTAGGGGGGCCAAGTACAGGGTTCCGGGCGACTACTCGACAGCCTCCTTTTTCCTCGCCGCTGGGGCCCTGTACGGTAAAGTTAGGGTGGGGAACCTCCTGAGGGATGACGTTCAGGCTGATATGGCCTTCCTCGATGCCCTGGAGGAGTTCGGCGCGAGGGTGAGGAGGGGGAAAGACTACGTCGAAGTGGAGAGGGATGGGCTTAAAGCGGTCACGCTCGACTGCTCCGATTTTCCCGACTCTTTCCCCATACTTGCGGTTGTTGCGGCTTACGCCGATGGAAAGAGCGTCATAAAGGCGAGACAGCTCAGGTTCAAGGAGAGCGACAGGGTGAGGGCCATGGCGGCCAACCTGGCGAGGATGGGGGTCAAGGTTAAGGAACTCGAGGACGGGCTTGAGATAGAGGGCGGAAGGCCGAAGGGCGCTGAGATAGAGACCTTCAACGACCACAGAATAGCGATGGCTATGACCGTAGCGGCCCTCGGCGCTGAAGGCCCCTCGATCATTGATAACCCCCGGAGCGTCTCCAAATCCCATCCCGGGTTTTTTGACGACCTGAGGAGGCTTCTGGAATGA
- a CDS encoding shikimate dehydrogenase — MADAKTGLYGLIGFPARHSLSPAMHNAAFKALGINAVYLAFEVHPDKLGEAIGGVRALGISGLNVTMPYKEAVVRFLNSLSGDSEEIGSVNTVVNRNGRLEGHTTDGIGARRALERAVELGDRRILILGAGGAGKAIAHELAKDNEVVVLNRTPEKARALERFGVTGDSLNRANLVKYIEWAEILINATSVGMNSWETPVSGEMLNEKLVVMDIIYKPLKTRLLSEAELRGCRTVDGLWMLVYQGIESFRLWTGLEPDENLMRGAVLEGLGQ, encoded by the coding sequence TTGGCTGACGCGAAAACGGGACTCTACGGCCTCATAGGATTTCCGGCAAGGCACTCGCTCAGTCCAGCTATGCACAACGCGGCTTTCAAAGCCCTTGGCATCAACGCGGTTTATCTTGCCTTCGAGGTCCACCCTGATAAGCTTGGAGAGGCGATAGGGGGCGTTAGAGCCCTCGGCATCTCTGGTCTCAATGTAACGATGCCCTACAAGGAGGCGGTAGTTCGTTTCCTCAACTCCCTATCGGGTGATTCTGAGGAAATTGGAAGCGTCAACACGGTCGTTAACCGAAACGGAAGGCTGGAAGGCCACACCACGGATGGCATCGGTGCTAGGAGGGCCCTTGAGAGGGCTGTTGAGCTCGGCGATAGGAGGATCCTAATCCTCGGCGCTGGAGGCGCTGGAAAGGCCATAGCCCATGAACTTGCCAAGGACAACGAGGTAGTAGTTCTGAACAGGACTCCGGAGAAGGCGAGGGCCCTCGAGAGGTTCGGCGTTACCGGCGATTCCCTCAACAGGGCGAACCTGGTGAAGTACATCGAATGGGCCGAGATCCTGATAAACGCGACCTCAGTTGGGATGAACTCCTGGGAGACGCCGGTTTCGGGGGAGATGCTGAATGAAAAACTCGTTGTCATGGATATAATCTACAAGCCCCTGAAAACGCGCCTCTTGAGCGAGGCCGAGCTGAGGGGCTGTAGAACTGTTGACGGCCTCTGGATGCTCGTCTACCAGGGGATCGAGAGCTTCAGGCTTTGGACTGGATTGGAACCGGACGAAAACCTGATGAGGGGGGCTGTGCTTGAGGGCCTCGGCCAGTAG
- a CDS encoding heavy-metal-associated domain-containing protein, with product MKAILKIPNMSCKHCVMRINKAIESVGAKGEVSLEKKTAVVEFDPEKVSLEDIVMAIERYGYEVEVE from the coding sequence ATGAAAGCCATTTTGAAAATCCCCAATATGAGCTGCAAGCACTGCGTCATGAGGATAAACAAAGCTATAGAGAGCGTCGGGGCGAAGGGAGAGGTCAGCCTTGAGAAGAAGACTGCCGTTGTTGAGTTCGACCCTGAAAAAGTAAGCCTTGAGGATATCGTGATGGCAATAGAGAGATACGGCTACGAAGTCGAGGTGGAGTGA